CTGGCAGGTCGTCGCGGCCGACGTGATGGTGATGCCGCGCTCCTGCTCCTGCTCCATCCAGTCCATCGTGGCGGCGCCGTCGTGGACCTCGCCGATCTTGTAGGCCCGACCGGTGTAGTAGAGGACGCGCTCGGTCGTCGTCGTCTTGCCCGCGTCGATGTGCGCCATGATCCCGATGTTGCGGGTCTTGGCGAGGATCGCGTTGCTGGCCACTGCAGTGTCTCTTTCCCGGGGTCTGGGGACGTGCCTGTCTCGGTGCCGGGATCACCGGCGGGGTGCTGGACGGGGAGCTACCAGCGGTAGTGCGCGAAGGCCTTGTTCGACTCGGCCATCTTGTGGGTGTCCTCGCGGCGCTTGACGCTCGCGCCGAGGCCGTTGCTGGCGTCGAGCAGCTCGTTCATGAGGCGCTCGGTCATCGTCTTCTCGCGGCGGGCGCGGGAGTACTGGATGAGCCAGCGCAGCGCGAGCGTGGTGGAGCGGCCCGCGCGGACCTCGATCGGCACCTGGTAGGTGGCGCCACCGACGCGGCGGCTGCGGACCTCGAGGGTCGGCTTGACGTTGTCGAGCGCACGCTTGAGCGTGATGACCGGGTCGGTGTCGGTCTTGGCGCGGCAGCCCTCCAGGGCGCCGTAGACGATGCGCTCGGCGACCGAACGCTTGCCGCCCACCAGAACCTTGTTGATGAGGCTGGTGACCAGCGGCGAGCCGTAGACCGGGTCGGTGACGACCGGGTGCTTCGGGGCGGGACCCTTGCGAGGCACTAGCTCTTCTCCTTCTTCGCGCCGTATCGGCTGCGCGCCTGCTTGCGGTTGCGGACCCCCTGGGTGTCGAGCGAACCACGGATGATCTTGTAGCGGACGCCGGGCAGGTCCTTCACGCGACCGCCGCGGACGAGCACGATGGAGTGCTCCTGCAGGTTGTGGCCCACGCCGGGGATGTAGGCCGTCACCTCGATGCCGCTGGTCAAGCGCACGCGGGCGACCTTGCGGAGCGCGGAGTTCGGCTTCTT
Above is a window of Mycobacteriales bacterium DNA encoding:
- the rpsG gene encoding 30S ribosomal protein S7; translation: MPRKGPAPKHPVVTDPVYGSPLVTSLINKVLVGGKRSVAERIVYGALEGCRAKTDTDPVITLKRALDNVKPTLEVRSRRVGGATYQVPIEVRAGRSTTLALRWLIQYSRARREKTMTERLMNELLDASNGLGASVKRREDTHKMAESNKAFAHYRW
- the rpsL gene encoding 30S ribosomal protein S12, which codes for MPTIQQLVRKGRQDKVEKTNTPALKGSPQRRGVCTRVYTTTPKKPNSALRKVARVRLTSGIEVTAYIPGVGHNLQEHSIVLVRGGRVKDLPGVRYKIIRGSLDTQGVRNRKQARSRYGAKKEKS